From the genome of Balaenoptera ricei isolate mBalRic1 chromosome 13, mBalRic1.hap2, whole genome shotgun sequence:
aagaaagaaaatttttgtcactatgtgtggtgacagatgttgACTGATTATGGAGATAATTTCTCAgtacatacaaatatcaaatcattatcctgtacacctgaaacgaatataatgttacatgtcagtTGTATctcaatgaaaaacagaaaaatgatgcTGTGTTTTTCActcttcagatattttgtagaCACAACTGGATAAAGCCCAGTAGTGGTGGAACCTAAGAGAAATGCAGCTAAACTAATGTGCACAGGAATCCCCGAGGAATCTTTTAAAACCGCACGTCTGACCTAGCAGGCCTGGCATGGGCTCTGAGAGGACATGCAGCTGTCTGTGACGTACCTTTTGAGAACCAGGCTTTCAGTTATAAATTCGAGAACAGAGGCTGTAATTCTGTATAGATCCCTGTATTCAGTGGAGTCACGGAAAGGACTGGGTAGATGACCATTTACAATATACTCTCATGACACCACCTCATTTAGTCGTTATAACGGCTCTTGGAGTGCATATTACTATCTCCTTTCTGCATGTAAGGAAACTAAATTCCTAGATGCTAAGCATCTTCACAAAGAATAATTGCCAGCAGGCAGTAAAGCCAGAACTGGGATTCAGGAATTTTGACCCTAACCCATTAGTGTTTCCCACTGCACCATAATCTCTTAAACTGTTTCTTGAAACTATGACGTTCCTCAAGTActaataaaaaaacccaaaatatgcTAGATATTTTTCCCCTTCTAAACggaatttaaaaatctacatacaaggagaaaaaaagacatccCTCATTTTGCCGTCCTCTGCCTGTAAGGAAAAGGTGTCCCAGAGCCCAGAGCTCCAGGAAGCTCAGGTGAGACTGTGTGATACAGAAACTCATGACGTCCCAGGTGTGCTTTGATGTGTGGACAGCTGCAGCCGGTGAAATGAAGCGTCTTCCGTGTTCAATCCGTGAGTTCCTGATGGGGTCTGCACATTATGACTGAAATGTTTTACGGTCAGAGGGGAACACGTTAGGCGGCCCTGCTTCTTACCCTCTTCATGTCCTCGTAGAAGAGGTAGAGGATGCGGTGCTGGTCCTTGGCGTCCCACCATCCCTTCACGTGCTCGTACCAGGAGCCCCAGCACACTGCAGGGCGGGATCAGAAAGAGGGCAGTGAGTCGCAGAAACCCAGCTGACAAGCACCCCCCGGGAGGAGAGTcctgaagagagggagaaggtcaCACTGGTGGTTCCCTCCCCGTGAAGAAGGCAGAGCCCCTGCTGTTCTAAGGAAATGATGACTTCTTTGTAGAGTATTTGAGGATTTTGAGAAAGGATGGGAACAAAGCTGAGTTCTCTCACCGTTTCCAGCCAGAAAACTCTCAAAGTACTCTTCCCAGGTTCCTGGAGCAGGAAGCCCTTTATTCATCCTTTGGAAGTGGTAATAAGACACCATGCTGTCCTTGGGGTTTCTTGCTACGTAGATTATctgggagcagagggagggagggaagaagcaaAACCAGGATTAGACCAGCAGTTATGTTAGGGTGGGTATATTCCATACAGATGAATTTTTCTGATGCTGCCTTTCTGTGATTTGGCTTTTGTGGGAGGTGGAAAGCATTCATATTAATTTGCATATTGATGATGTGACAaagtggactctttttttttttttttttttttaacaagcgaAGTGTTTTAAGAGGAAATTGACTGAGGACCAGTCTGAGGTCCTTCTAAGGGATCAACTCTGAATTCCTTTGGCTCTTTACCTTACAGTTTTTCTCCAGGAAGGATGGTGGCAGCAAGTGCATGGGAAGGTGCGTCTTCAGGATCCGTGGTGAGGGCATTGCATTAGCTTGTTCCAAGCCTGTAAAATTGATTTTCAATGACTGcccattatttttctctatttgcttCAGAATCTTGCTGCTTTGTTATTACTACGTTAGGAACAGTTCCAGGCCGCCTGTAACTCTCTGTGGATCTCATCTGAGAGAATACTTGTAGCCCACGAATGGGTTTTTTGGGCTAGAGCAGTTTTTAACCATAACAATAAACCAAATAAAGAAGAACCTAAAAAATTCAAACCCTTCCACCATAAAATTATCTTACCTAGGCTCATCCTTGTGGAGTGAAGTTAATTTCTAATTGGAGAATCAAAACTTAACTTACTTTTGCATAAACAGTAACTTGATTAGAAAATGTCTGGAGTTAGAACGATGGCCAGACGGTGAGAAAGATAGTCACGGAGTCCATCGATGGTTGTTTGAATGCCTAGGATTCTGAGAGGGCTACTGGATAGTAAAAATCCCTGGTGGGTGTCTAGGCCCGGGGTCAAGTGCAGCTGTGCCGTACTCACCAGATTCCATGCCCGGGACTTTCCACTCGATGAAAGGGAATCGCTTGTGAGTAGGCGCCCGCTGGCTTCTGTCAATATCACCCTCGTTTTGTATCAAGTCCACGATCTCCTGCGTCCAGGTTGTTCCTTATTCCCCAGGAAGatgaggaaacacaggctttatcTACTGCAGTTCTTAGAATGTGACCAAACACTTGTTAGAGCAGCTGTGTGCACTTTAAAGCCAGCTTTATAATGGAATTCAGAAACCATCCTTCTTTGTTTATATCTTGTGTTATCATAATATGGTATGATATGGATTTTTATACAAAGACTCCAATTTGGAGTGGACGTTAGATTCATAAatatgtagttctttttttattctgtaCAACCATTAATTAGGATTGTTATGCTATTGAGTTAGCTGCATAGTTCCTTAGAAAGGCAGAACGAGCGTCTTTCTCACcagcctgtgatgtggagagtcATCACGGTGTGGTCTTCAGACTCTGTTTCCCAAGTGCATAGCATGTGGTTGCTACGCAGAAGGAGGCTCTTGTTATATGTTggccgaatgaatgaatgattaggGCTTAGTCTCCATTTTCACGCTTTCCTTTATTTTACCTGAAAGGCTAAAAAGTGCATCCCCTAGGCTCCTTTGCCGCTGAGATTCTAAATGTCCTGAGATCTGATTTACATTCTGGGATTTGAGGGAAGGAGGTAGAGGTCTGATTGATAGAAGATGTGCAGAGGCCACTCCTCATTTTGCCGCCTGGAACCTCGACCCAGAGGCTGCGCCCTCACTGCCCCCGCTGCCCCCGAGAAGGGCCTCTGTCTCCTAGCTCCGCTCAGCTCCTGCGGGCCGCCCCATCCTGACCAGCGTGGGGCTGCCACCTGACCTTCGGCCTTGGCTGAAGACTACTGACCAGACACCTGACTGAGTCCGTggcaggaggaggctgggagacTGAGCTCTGAGTCCTGGGTCTGGGCTGATCGACTCTGGTTACGAGACCCTTTCTCATGCTCCCAATTCAGCACTTCTAGGTCTACCAGGGGGCACAGCTTAGAAAACAAGAGAGCAACTGCAGTTTGTATCCTCGATGAGTTGGTTTCTAATATTTTCTGGCACCAACTCTTTCATTACAGGATCCAGGACCAATATTTCTTTAGCTATTGACTCAAAGGAAGTTCGAGTGTACTCGTTTTGTGTGTTTATTCTGAATTGACAGCCACGGGCTAACACTGGGGCAGGCTCCAGTGCGACTGGAGGTTCAGGGTCAGATGGTCCCCCAGCAGTCAGCGGTTCTACAGTGTGTTTGTCTCGCCTCAGTCACAGAGTATTTATTATTCTGCTAAAAATTTAGGTGTAAACCATTCCATCATCTGAGCTTGTTTCTTCTTCCCTCTGATCAATATAGCCTTTATTAGTGTACGAGTTTTGAGTGATTGACTAAATATCACCTTAGCTGGCAAGTGCTTCACTTTTTGAGTGTGTTGTTTGGATTGTACAGTCCTGCTCGCCCCTAACCCATGAAAACCCTACATGAACCGAATCTTAATGCTCACATTTGGCAGGTGGAGGAAAGATGAACGATTAAGCATTGTACTGAAATTATGGTAATAAATTAAGAGTTGTGGGTGAAATTAAGGCAGTGAGATGTGATCCCCACCAGTGGGTACTTTCAGAAATTcacatttagaaaattttaattctgGACAGACTTATGATGAGTAAGATCAGAAAATCAGGGCCGATATGAAACCGATGGACGGGTGAGTCCAAGGCCCCGTCTGCCTGTAGAGCCTTTTGTCAGACTGTTACAGATGAAGGCAAAGGGGGTGGAGcgtgtgtgcgtgagtgtgtgtgtgtgcatgcacgtgtgtgtgagcATGTAGCAGAAGTTATTGACATGGAGCTTGACTTTGCAAAGAGCAAATGTCTATGCAATCGGGGTATGAGTTGAATACTGTATTTTTGGTTTAACTGTAGATGTACACAAATAACTGCAGAGAACTCTTTTTCTCTGCTCGCCCCCGCATTTTTATGATGCAGTGGCTGAGCTCAAGTTTGTCTTGTTTCTTCAGTGACTTTGTTAAACTGACTATTGAAATAAGAAACTAGGTTCACAACATACCACCAGGGAGGGTGGAAATTAAGAGAGTATTTCTGGGACCCTGAGCTGGGAGACTTACAAGCTCAGCattgcagagcccaagcccctcCTCTTCCCTAGATCAGGCAGGGGTGCCCTGTCTGGCTCTGCTATAAGGGCCTGTGCTGGGAACAAGTGAGGCAGCAAGTCTGGCCCCTTTGTTTTGGGCTGTTTGATTCACTCTCTTTCAGGGAAGTAAAAAAACAGgtacatcacagaaagaattaaaTTCTTAAGATGTGTaggtcattttaatattttttgtgtggTTTCAGTTACTACCTGTGATTTGTCTTGGCGGTATCACTCTGCCCAGTAAACAGCTTTCCACTCAGATCCAGGTTGGTTTATCTCATTATTGACGCACCCTTCCCGCTTCTCTTCCTAAGCCTCCTCTGCGTCTCCCCCCATCCCTCCTGCCTACCTGCTTTCGGGTAGGTGGAAATGAGCAGATCATCAGGCCTGGCTTGGAAGTTCCAGATCTGATCCCAGGTGTCACAGGTGGGCGTGGGCTGCAGAATCCCCTCCACGTAGTCCACAGCCAGGCGCGCCATGCTGTCAAATTTTACATCCTCCATCTTGTTCAAGGCCAAGAGCGTTGGATATCAGATTTCTGCTGCAGGAGAGTGTTACTCTCAGTCAGCTCAGAGCTGCGTTCTTGGCATCGTACAGACAGGGCAGAGCTCAGACCTCAGGCCCTGCCTTGGGCTGGCAGTCGAGGGGGGAGCCAGCCCATCCAGGGAGCTGGGACTCTTGTTTAGGACTTTGCACGCAGCGCAAAGGCCTACACAGCCCCAGCGGGGCTGTGATGTAGCCGCCGAGCCCTTGGCTCCTGGCTGCCATCCAGGGTCCTGTGCGCATTCAGCCCTGCTGTTCTGTACCGTTAGCAAGAGTCAGTGCCACCTCGCTTGTAGTTCTCCTCTGTGTTCACAAAATAATTCACAGATCTCCATTAATTGTTTCTTCTGGGAATTTTAAGCTAATTAAGAAGTTGCAGGGAATCTGCCCATGGGATTACAGGTTGCAACGCAGAATGCCTACACCGAAAGGCTGGAGGGAAGTTTCTGTGCTGCTAACAATGGCAGCCTAGATTGAACCTCCCAGCACAGATGGCCGAAGGGGTCagcaatgttattttatttatttatttatttataaaaaaatttttatttatttatttatttattatttttggctgtgttgggtcttcatttctgcacaagagctctctagttgcggcgagcaggggccattcttcatcgcggtgtgcgggcctctcactgtcgcggcctctcttgttgcggagcacaggctccagatgcgcaggctcagcagttgtggctcatgggtccagctgctccgcggcacgtgggatcttcccagaccagggctcgaacccatgtcccctgcactggcaggcagaccctcaaccactgcgccaccagggaagcccagcgaTGTTATTTTTAAGAGTAAAGTAAACGAGGCTCTAATAGGGAAGGTTCTCTTCCTGTTGTAGGCTGTTCAGTGTCCATATCAGTCGGGGTCTGTCCACAGCTAATAAAACATGTTTGTCTTATTTGAAGCCAAGTGGATGCAAAAACTTGGGAGCTACAGAACACACACCCTCTGGCTTCTTCCTTCCTGGAGTTCACCTCCAGGCTCGTGCCACATCCCCTGTAAGCCCCTTGTTTTCCTAAAAGCCCTGGTGCTTATTTATCCTCCTTGTGCCTTTCCTTGGAATCATTCCTGGCTCCAGCGgaggtttttttccctcctatttCCACCACAACCCTTCTCGGCTGACCACCTCGAAAACAAGACCAGACCCGCCCAGCTTTCCTGTTTCTCCTTGTGATATAATCGAGAACACGTCTGGTCTTTGTCTCTGGTTCCCGATGCCGAGTTTCAAAAGCTCTTGGAAGTCCCTGAGTGATTGGAGCCTTTGGTTGTTCACCATTGAGTCCCTTTAGACCACACCTGAGTTTGTGCCAACGAGGTGACACCTGCTGGGCCCATAGACAGTTCCAGGGGAGGGGCCGCCACGGCAGAAGATCAAGCACGTGATCACAGGGTTGGGCCTTTCCGTCCCATGCCCcctccagggagaggagaggggcttgGAGAGTGGGGTCAGCCGTGTGACCAGTGACATGAGACCCCACGAATCCCGGACCCCGAGGCTCTGTGCAGCTTCCCGGCCGGTGAGCACAGTGAGGGGCCGGGGCAGGGGGGTGCCGTGCCCGGGCTCTACGAGGACAGGGGATAGGGCATGGcagctctgctccctctgccccaGACCTTGCCCCCAGcacctcttccatttggctgtcaTGATCTGAATCCTCTATGATGAAACTGTAATTGTAGGTGTAGCGCTTTCAGTGAGTCCTGAAAGCACCATTATGGACGCTATGGGCGTCATGGGGACCTTCCACACTTAGcgctggttggtcagaagcacagatgGTCCCCATGACTCGTGGATGCATCTGGGGAGGGTCTTGGGAAAGACTTTGCCCTTGACCTGTGGGGTCTGCGCTAACCCCTGGTGCTCAGTGTCAGCATGGAAGCGAGTTGACAGAGAACCACCCTGAGACGCCTCTCCCGCCCCCAGCTGCCCCAGATGCTGTTCCTGCTGGCAGGAGTCTCCTTTCTTGCTTAAACCGCTTCCCACCCAGACCTTCACAGCACCCCATGAGCACAGCACACCCATGACTCAGCATGAAGGGAAGTACCGTCCATGCCTGGcaacggttcccaaggtgacctGAGAGTGCGTCTCCATCTCTGTGTGCCTGGGCTGAGCCTGGTTCTGACTCCCTCCATGGGTGGATCGAAGGGCCCAGAACAACTTACATTGGTCTCGTGGGGgtataagtttttcttttctttgctttcctcttccctccttccctccttccctccttccctcctttcctccctccttccctcctttcctccctccctccctcccttcctccctccctctctccctccttccctcccttccttcctccctccctccctccctcccttccctccttcccctcctcccccttcttctttGTTATAAACCAGTCTTCCGTAGTACCAGGCATAGGTACACCACGGTATTCTTTGGTTGGAAATCTGGCGGGGTGTGGGCCCAGGAAGTGCTTGTGCCCACAGGTGACCTACATTTCCTGAGTGCTTTTAGTGTTGTTTACCCAAATTTCAGAAACAGAGACCTGATGGAAACACAGAGGCgtttatttggggtttgttaggACTGTAGCCGGGAGACGCAGAGCTGAGAAGCACCTGAATTGTGTTCTGACGGACGATGAAGTGGGAGAAGCTTATACAGGCAAACCCAGCTGAGGCCACAATTACTTCCCTGCGCTGTTTGTCAGTAGTTAGGATCTGATTGGCTGGAACTAAGGGAGCTGGTTGAGCAGGCTTGGTTGGGGTCTGACGTTGTTGCCCAGTTACCAGGGGACCGGCCTTGAGACCAAAGTGGGCAGCCTGCAGGTGTTTTAGGAAAGGCTGGTGGCCTTGGGGTTGTTGCAGGTCTCAGAAAGTTCAAGTTCTCATTGCTGCAGGGACGTGTCTGAGACCAGGCCGCCCGGCTCCATGTTTGTCTGCCTGATCTGGGGTCGCTCATTATGATTTCAGTTTGTCATCAGTATCTTCATTTCCAAACGACCCGCTGTCTTGTATTATACTTTAAGGAGGCGGGAGAGTCTTCCCGGACTTTCCCGCTGACTCTCAGGCAGACAGAGCTTCAACGCCATTGCGGAGTAGGTGTTATCTCTTCCCTGGGGTGGGAGCTGCCTGGGGCTGGGACTTTGATCAGTTCTGGGTCCCCACTGCCAGTACCCACTCTGATGATTGGAGGAATCAGATCCTGCCCTGTCCTCCGGTTTTGGGTTCCCAGTTACCTTCAAATGTCATCCCACGCAGAGAATGATGTCATTAAGACTAAATTGATTGTGATGATAATAAATCCTTTTAAGGAACGTTGCTTTTGGAATAGGAGGTAATATCGACTTATTCTTTGTATGGTTATTCTGtgtagtgagtgtgtgtgtgtgtgtgtgtgtgtgtgatgttggGGGGTGGTTTACAGGATGAGGAGGATTGTACTTGCCCTGCTCTCGTGTGTGGGTTTATACACACATACTGAGGCGGGGGGTGTCTTATTAGAGCTACTTGGTTGCAAGCAACAAGAACGGACACAAGTGAGACACAAAAATGCTTTATTAATAGGATACCGGACAGgtcacaaaactgaaagaaagaagaagcgcGAGGACAGGCAGTGGAGTAGCTCCAGGAGCCATacctggaagacagcctctccTCAGGGCACTTCTCTCAAGGTAAGTGAGCACCGAATAAAGTCAGTTTCTGCTGTAATTAAAATTCCAGGCAGAGTATCTGACTGGCCTAGTTTGGGACATGTGTTTACCCTTTGGCCAGAGAAGGGTGCAATTGTATGCATTTGGGGAGGGGCCGTTCCCCGAAGCAAAATCAGGGTGGGATAGCAGGAGGGGAGATTAGCGTTGGGATGGAGAAAACAACAGGTGTGTAAGACAAAGGAACAAGGTAAATACGTGAACGTGAACGGCAATCATGGACGGACACAAATACCAGAAAGGAGTTATCAATAAACTAAATACTTAGAAGATTCTGAGGAAGGAAatgcacagacagacacacagacacacacatgtcGTGGTCTGAATgcaggttggaaaagaatttccagacacaaggcagaatgtaaagaagatagaatttattagagggaagggtcACTGCCAGACTGacttcctagtagtctgggagagtCGAGCCCAAACATGtgctattgatcagtttttatagccagaaaacaaaggaatggtccGAGATGAGAATTTCATTTACTGATTGGTCGaggcacatataccttccttctaCAGCGTGAAAGTGCGACAGGGcagatgcctttccttatttgggacaggtccCATCACCCAGGTGGACTCAGGAAATTCGTAACCACGGCAACATGGCAGGGAGGGCGATTAAGAGTCCGGTAGATGGTGAAAGGCTGAAACTTTTTCAGACAGGGTcgtcctttgtccttgaagcacctttgtccttggagcaccacaccacagagacacagacacacagacatacacacacacacacacacgcacatgcaagTGGTGGTGGCCAGCATGAAAAAGTGCACAAAAGGGATGACATTTAAGTTCCTCTTTCAGAAAAGAATGCAGAGTCTCTGACATGGGAtggagggcagggcagagagGACTCAGATTCATAAAGACAAGGAGGTGGGATGGTGTGAGTCTGTTTGGGGCCCGGAGACCAGTCCTGTTTGATATTAACTTGAGCAGCAATTTCCCAAGTGCTCTGGGAATCCCTGG
Proteins encoded in this window:
- the LOC132376634 gene encoding sulfotransferase 1C4, with amino-acid sequence MEDVKFDSMARLAVDYVEGILQPTPTCDTWDQIWNFQARPDDLLISTYPKAGTTWTQEIVDLIQNEGDIDRSQRAPTHKRFPFIEWKVPGMESGLEQANAMPSPRILKTHLPMHLLPPSFLEKNCKIIYVARNPKDSMVSYYHFQRMNKGLPAPGTWEEYFESFLAGNVCWGSWYEHVKGWWDAKDQHRILYLFYEDMKRNPKHEIQKLAEFIGKSLDDKVLDKIVHYSSFDVMKQNPMANYTSIPAEFMNHSISPFMRKGAVGDWKNHFTVAQNERFDEDHEKKMADTTLTSHFRFS